The region ataaccTGATGTTATTATATGACCTGTTTCCTGACCTGACCTTGCAAAGGGCCCATGTGTATTTTGGCAGGTGTTAGCGGGACACAACCCTGACGTGTCTCTTGATAAGCAATGTGTCTTTGCATGAGCCACGTTGTCAGACAAGTTGTCATTCAGAGCCATGTCTGGACTCAACGCCTCTCTTGGCTACTTTCTGGCCTGCGTTGTGTTTGGGGCCTCGCTGCGGCCGCTGCTTAAAAAATGGCCACACTTGGCTTTCTTGTTGGAGTTCTCCTCCTCGTTCATGTTGGTGGCATGCTGGCTCGAGGTGCAGACCATTGTGGAGGTAGGCGAGTGGGCCGGGGGATTGGGCCCTGACGTGACGGTGACTATACTGTTTGTGGTACTGCTCGCTCATGGGATCATTAGCGAGGGCGCTTCAGGGAATCCCATCCTGATTTTGATGAGGTTCCTGCAGCTGGAGGCCACAGCACTCACCACTGTTCTGACAGTAGTCTTCCAGTTCCTTGGGGCCCATCTCGCCCTGCATGTGGCTGGATACTACTGGAGCCTGGAGCTGACCGACATGCACATGATCAAAAACTTGATGTCCAGTGAGTGCAGCACGTCCCTGCTGGCCTCCTTGCTGCAGGGCTTTTTCACAGAGTGTATGTGTGCACTCGTTTTTAACCTCGTCCACCTCTTCCTGAGACGGAAGTCTGCTCTCATCCGTGTGCCCCTCATCGCCATCCTCCTCACCTTCCTGGCCCACACAGGTATGATGCACCCTGCTCTCATCTTAATTTATAATGAAATAACACTAATACACTTTGCCTGTCCTTTTGCAGCCAAAGGTTACACCTCAGCTTACATCAACCCTTCATTAGCCTACGGCCTCACCTTCTTTTGTCCTGGTTTCACCTTGGCGGAGTATGCCTTTGTCTACTGGCTGGCCCCTGTCACAGGTACATGTCACCGAAAGAAATTAAACACTATGCCACTATGAGATTGCGTTGATTTAAAGTGTTATCTATTTTCCAGGAATGACACTGGCTCTCCTCTTGTATATGGGCCACATTCCCAGGATATTTGCCAAGAACCTGCTGTCCTTTCAGAAGACACGTTTCAGAGTGcccaaaagtggagcaaaagagaagaaaaaatgaGCGACATTTCTTTACTTTTCACTATTTTAACATGAGATGCTTTCAtctaatattgcatttttttggtatagtgaccaaaaaaaattgtgaaaaccAAAAATGATAATCAGCTGGATTTTTGCAAATtgctttcaataaaat is a window of Doryrhamphus excisus isolate RoL2022-K1 chromosome 5, RoL_Dexc_1.0, whole genome shotgun sequence DNA encoding:
- the aqp12 gene encoding aquaporin 12, which gives rise to MSGLNASLGYFLACVVFGASLRPLLKKWPHLAFLLEFSSSFMLVACWLEVQTIVEVGEWAGGLGPDVTVTILFVVLLAHGIISEGASGNPILILMRFLQLEATALTTVLTVVFQFLGAHLALHVAGYYWSLELTDMHMIKNLMSSECSTSLLASLLQGFFTECMCALVFNLVHLFLRRKSALIRVPLIAILLTFLAHTGMMHPALILIYNEITLIHFACPFAAKGYTSAYINPSLAYGLTFFCPGFTLAEYAFVYWLAPVTGMTLALLLYMGHIPRIFAKNLLSFQKTRFRVPKSGAKEKKK